CCCGACGACCCACGCCAGCAACTGCACCCGGAGGGCACGCTCGACCTGGTGGTCCACGAGGTGGCGCAGGCCGCCGACGTCGACTCGGCCGCCGAGGAGCTGGCTCGCCGGCTGCGCGGGCAGGTGTTCCGGCACGAGCAGGAGTGGCCGCTGCGGGTCGGTGTGGTGTGCCGTCAGGACGTCCCGGCGCGGCTGGTCCTGGTCATCTCGCACCTGTGCGTCGACGGGGCCGCGCTGCGGCAGCTCTGCGGTGACATCGCCGCCGCACTGGCGGCGGGCGGATTGGGCGGTGCCGACCAGGCCGAGCCTGACGGCAGCGCCACCGGCCCGCTCGCGCTGGCCCAGGCTGAGTCCGATCCCGCGGGGCAGGCCAGGAGCACCGCGGCGATGCGGCACTGGCGATCGGCGCTGACCGCCACCTCGCATTCGATCTTCGACTTTCCCACCGTCACGCCGGACGACCCGCGCTTCGCCGGCCTGACCCTGGAGTCGGCGGCGCTGGCGGTCGCCGCCGAGCACATCGCCGGCAGACTCCGCGTCACCAGTTCGTCGGTGCTGCTCACCGCCATCGCCGCGCTGCTCGGCCACTACACGGCGCACGATCAGGTGACGCTGCAGATCATCGCGGCCAACCGGCAGCCCGAGCTGCGCGCGACGGTCGCGCCGCTGGCCCAGAACGGAATGTTCACCACCTCGGTCGCGGGGTCGCCGTTCGACGCCGCGGTCCGGAAGGTGTTGCGCAGTTCGCTGGACTGCTTCCGCCACTCGGCGTACGACCCGCGCGACCTGGCCGCCCTGCTGGAGCAGGTCCGCGTGCAGCGGGGCGCGCACCCGGACCGGGAGGCGTTCTTCAACGACGCCCGGCCCGACGGCCGGTGGAGCGCGCTGCCGCAGCTCGACCCGACGCCGGAGAACCTGTCACGGCTGCGCGAGGACACCCGGCTGGCGGTGACCGACCGCTATGAGCGGCTCGGCATCAAGTCGTTCTGGGCGGTGCATCCCATGGCCGACCGGGCGGTGCTGCACCTTCAGGTGGACACCGCGTACGTGCCGGTGGCCACCGCCCTCCTGCTCATGCGCGGGGTGGAGGAGATCGTGGTGCGCGCCGTGCACGAGCCCCTGATCCTCGCCGACCTCGAGGGCCTGACCGGTGTCCGGCCGGTGCGACGGGAAGAGGGCTGGTCGCGCACCGCAGCCGGCTGGGCGCACGTGCCCTCGGTGGCCGCGCTCGTCGCCGGCTGTCCCCGGCTGGCGGCCTCGGCCGTGTTCGCCGACGGAGGCGAGGCCGGACCTCTGGTCGCCTACGCGGTGCTGGCCGAGCCCGGCCTCACCGTCGAGGACCTGCATGCCGAGCTGTGCGCGGCCGTCGGCGAGCGGACCGACGCCGTGACTCCCGGCCACTACGTGCTCTGCGACTCGGCGCCACCGCCCGG
The Catellatospora sp. IY07-71 DNA segment above includes these coding regions:
- a CDS encoding condensation domain-containing protein: MSRSVLGVRRQVPVAFHGTGAGDGELAWGQRAIWQAMHWLGDGNHFFNLARTITVPAGRGMAEVCAALRQVVERTEGLRTRFPGYPDDPRQQLHPEGTLDLVVHEVAQAADVDSAAEELARRLRGQVFRHEQEWPLRVGVVCRQDVPARLVLVISHLCVDGAALRQLCGDIAAALAAGGLGGADQAEPDGSATGPLALAQAESDPAGQARSTAAMRHWRSALTATSHSIFDFPTVTPDDPRFAGLTLESAALAVAAEHIAGRLRVTSSSVLLTAIAALLGHYTAHDQVTLQIIAANRQPELRATVAPLAQNGMFTTSVAGSPFDAAVRKVLRSSLDCFRHSAYDPRDLAALLEQVRVQRGAHPDREAFFNDARPDGRWSALPQLDPTPENLSRLREDTRLAVTDRYERLGIKSFWAVHPMADRAVLHLQVDTAYVPVATALLLMRGVEEIVVRAVHEPLILADLEGLTGVRPVRREEGWSRTAAGWAHVPSVAALVAGCPRLAASAVFADGGEAGPLVAYAVLAEPGLTVEDLHAELCAAVGERTDAVTPGHYVLCDSAPPPGSPLGDWQRQPVLAAGSGRPPQ